The following are encoded together in the Desulfococcus multivorans genome:
- the recD gene encoding exodeoxyribonuclease V subunit alpha: MTVKPRPYLEGTGLFSRLDIHFARFIGRIDDGASPEVYLAAALLSRNQRMGHICLDLASAAKEIPASELAAAGITLPQPLSWADKLRQSPTVGSPTELAPLILDDRLRLYLHRYWEYQTLIAKEIRKRVETTLTDLDMPRLSKGMSRLFPSPAGAETDETDWQRVAAFAAVTRRFSVISGGPGTGKTTTVAKILALLLEQAGTVSFRIALAAPTGKAAARLREAVNREKARIDSPLRDAIPESVSTLHRLLGSLPDTPYFRHNADQPLPVDLVVVDEASMIDVALMAKLIQAVPPQARLILLGDRDQLASVEAGAVLGDICDTGNFHHFSESFCRILGEITQEALTCPLDDGNESDAPQLSDGVILLQKSYRFDEDSGIGRLSRRINAGDGDGALEVLASDAYPDVQWRTIPRAEDLPRAVRKTVVSQFGAYLKHLDDPASAFQAFDRFRILGALRQGPFGVVRLNEIVEAILGSEGLIQSSVPWYPGRPVMVIRNDYALRLYNGDVGITMTDSAGRVRVWFPDGKGKFRSFSPLRLPEHETVYAMTVHKSQGSEFNQVLLILPSQDSPVMTRELLYTGVTRAVHCVEIWGLQPILLKAAAHRIQRTSGLRDALWERTAP, encoded by the coding sequence ATGACAGTTAAACCACGCCCATATCTCGAAGGGACCGGTCTCTTCTCCCGTCTGGATATTCATTTCGCCCGTTTCATCGGACGAATCGACGACGGCGCTTCTCCGGAGGTTTACCTGGCAGCGGCACTCCTCAGTCGAAACCAACGGATGGGGCACATCTGTCTCGATCTGGCCTCGGCCGCGAAAGAGATTCCCGCAAGCGAACTCGCGGCGGCGGGAATCACCCTTCCCCAACCGCTTTCCTGGGCGGACAAGTTGAGGCAAAGCCCCACCGTCGGCAGCCCCACGGAACTCGCCCCTCTGATCCTGGACGATCGCCTTCGGCTATACCTGCATCGGTACTGGGAATACCAGACTTTGATTGCAAAGGAAATCCGAAAGCGCGTGGAAACCACGCTCACGGATCTCGACATGCCGCGGCTCTCCAAGGGAATGTCACGCCTCTTTCCATCCCCAGCCGGCGCGGAAACAGATGAAACCGACTGGCAGAGAGTGGCCGCCTTCGCGGCCGTCACCCGCCGTTTTTCCGTTATCTCCGGCGGCCCCGGCACAGGAAAAACGACGACGGTAGCTAAAATTTTAGCACTGCTTCTCGAACAGGCGGGCACAGTTTCTTTCAGGATCGCCCTGGCGGCCCCGACGGGAAAAGCGGCCGCCAGGCTCAGGGAGGCCGTCAACCGGGAAAAAGCGCGGATCGACAGCCCGCTTCGGGACGCCATTCCCGAATCGGTCAGTACCCTTCACCGCCTCCTGGGGAGCCTGCCCGACACCCCTTATTTCAGACACAACGCCGACCAGCCCCTTCCGGTGGATCTGGTGGTCGTGGACGAAGCCTCCATGATCGACGTCGCGCTCATGGCCAAACTCATCCAGGCCGTTCCACCCCAAGCCCGCCTCATCCTCCTGGGTGATCGGGATCAGTTGGCATCGGTGGAGGCCGGCGCCGTTCTCGGCGACATCTGCGACACGGGCAATTTTCACCATTTTTCAGAGTCCTTCTGCCGGATCCTGGGTGAGATAACCCAAGAAGCCCTGACCTGCCCCCTTGATGACGGGAACGAATCCGATGCCCCGCAGCTTTCAGACGGCGTCATTCTGCTGCAAAAAAGCTATCGCTTTGATGAAGACAGCGGCATCGGGCGGCTCAGCCGCCGGATCAACGCCGGCGACGGCGATGGTGCCCTTGAAGTGCTGGCATCCGACGCATACCCGGATGTCCAATGGCGGACGATTCCCCGGGCGGAAGACCTGCCCCGTGCCGTCCGCAAGACCGTGGTCTCTCAGTTCGGAGCCTATCTGAAGCACCTCGACGATCCGGCTTCCGCTTTCCAGGCTTTCGATCGTTTCCGGATTCTGGGGGCGCTTCGTCAAGGGCCGTTCGGCGTCGTCCGCCTGAACGAGATCGTCGAGGCCATCCTCGGGTCGGAAGGCCTCATACAATCCTCAGTGCCCTGGTATCCGGGTCGCCCGGTGATGGTCATCCGGAACGACTATGCCCTCCGACTCTATAACGGCGACGTGGGAATCACCATGACGGATTCGGCCGGACGCGTCCGCGTCTGGTTCCCGGACGGCAAGGGGAAATTCCGATCCTTTTCCCCTCTCCGTCTCCCAGAGCATGAAACCGTATATGCCATGACCGTTCACAAAAGCCAGGGATCCGAGTTCAACCAGGTCTTGTTGATCCTGCCAAGCCAGGATTCACCCGTAATGACCCGAGAACTTCTGTACACGGGCGTCACCCGAGCGGTCCACTGCGTGGAGATCTGGGGCTTGCAGCCCATACTGCTCAAGGCGGCGGCCCATCGGATCCAACGCACCTCCGGCCTCCGAGACGCCCTCTGGGAACGGACCGCTCCCTGA
- a CDS encoding universal stress protein yields the protein MEIKKILWPTDFSRSAEKALPHVKSLTQKYDAEIHVLYVIEDTAHHEPWYGVFEKEHVEKLIDRAKKSANERLEQICSKYLEGCPLYIRHVDIGDPARKILDFIKKESVDMVVMATRGTKGDFPFGSVTEKVVKNSTVPVVSIPIREDEEEA from the coding sequence ATGGAGATCAAAAAAATTCTCTGGCCTACCGACTTTTCCAGAAGCGCGGAAAAAGCGCTTCCCCACGTCAAATCCCTCACGCAAAAATATGACGCCGAAATTCACGTGCTCTATGTTATCGAAGACACTGCTCATCATGAGCCATGGTACGGTGTCTTCGAAAAGGAGCACGTTGAAAAATTGATCGACCGCGCTAAAAAATCCGCCAACGAAAGGCTCGAGCAGATCTGCAGCAAATATCTGGAGGGCTGCCCGCTGTACATCCGGCACGTCGACATCGGCGATCCCGCCCGGAAGATCCTTGATTTCATCAAGAAAGAATCGGTAGACATGGTTGTGATGGCGACCCGGGGCACCAAAGGTGATTTTCCCTTCGGCAGCGTCACGGAGAAGGTGGTCAAGAATTCTACCGTACCTGTTGTCAGCATTCCGATTCGTGAGGATGAAGAAGAGGCCTGA
- a CDS encoding nitronate monooxygenase — protein sequence MKNFKELPKIIQGGMGIAVSDWRLARAVSKLGQMGVVSGTAIDTVVARRLQLGDTGGNIRRALSHFPWPDMARRFLDAFYVAGGKSPGKPFKLLPRTTVRMERFVMETMIVANFVEVFLAKEDHDGVVGINYLEKVQLPTLPSLFGAILAGVDVVLMGAGIPLSIPGILDRLSAWQSATLKLHVENNPEHIQFSHAFDPETFREGAIFPLKRPRFLAIVSSDIIAKTMIRKATGTVDGFVVENHTAGGHNAPPRRTPKPKGDTASAYGPKDAPNIDRIKALEKPFWLAGGYASPGKLKSALDSGANGVQIGTVFAYCEESGIMPDIRKAVIDRLLTEGVDILTDFQASPTGYPFKLLDLKGYPATIDAVKCRNRVCDLGYLQQLVFNGEDGIQYRCPGEPVNAFISKGGTEVDTVGKMCLCNGLMATVGLGQVRGSDRELPIITAGEDFSAVMTIAGCLGREYSAKDVIDYMFSRLVPVRPPISRQSETQFDFNPSEAFACDAPLLRAQV from the coding sequence ATGAAAAATTTTAAAGAATTACCCAAGATCATTCAAGGCGGGATGGGGATCGCCGTGTCGGATTGGCGGTTGGCCAGAGCCGTTTCCAAACTGGGGCAGATGGGCGTCGTCTCCGGTACCGCCATCGATACGGTGGTGGCGCGGCGCCTTCAACTGGGCGATACGGGTGGGAACATTCGGCGGGCTTTGTCTCATTTCCCTTGGCCGGATATGGCTCGGCGGTTTTTGGATGCTTTTTACGTTGCCGGCGGAAAATCACCCGGCAAGCCCTTCAAACTGCTTCCGCGAACCACTGTTCGAATGGAGCGGTTCGTGATGGAAACCATGATCGTCGCCAATTTTGTCGAGGTGTTCCTGGCCAAGGAGGACCATGACGGGGTGGTGGGGATCAACTATCTCGAAAAGGTCCAACTGCCCACCCTGCCGTCCCTGTTCGGCGCGATACTGGCCGGCGTCGACGTAGTACTCATGGGGGCCGGCATTCCATTGTCCATTCCCGGAATACTCGATCGACTTTCGGCGTGGCAATCGGCCACGCTCAAGCTCCACGTCGAAAACAACCCCGAACACATCCAGTTTTCCCATGCATTCGATCCTGAAACCTTTCGGGAAGGAGCGATTTTCCCTTTGAAGCGTCCCCGGTTCCTGGCCATTGTTTCGTCGGACATCATCGCCAAAACCATGATTCGAAAAGCCACCGGAACGGTCGACGGGTTTGTCGTGGAGAACCATACCGCGGGCGGACACAACGCACCACCGCGCAGAACGCCGAAGCCCAAAGGTGATACGGCGTCCGCATACGGCCCAAAGGACGCTCCCAATATCGATCGGATCAAGGCACTCGAAAAGCCGTTCTGGCTGGCCGGCGGTTACGCCTCTCCGGGAAAATTGAAATCGGCCCTGGACTCCGGGGCCAACGGCGTCCAGATTGGGACGGTCTTCGCCTATTGTGAGGAATCGGGCATCATGCCCGACATCCGAAAGGCTGTCATCGACAGACTGCTTACCGAGGGCGTCGACATTTTGACCGATTTTCAGGCCTCGCCTACGGGATATCCATTCAAGTTGCTTGATTTAAAAGGGTATCCGGCAACCATTGACGCCGTCAAGTGCAGGAACCGTGTTTGCGATCTCGGTTATCTGCAACAGCTTGTCTTTAACGGAGAAGACGGGATCCAATACCGATGTCCCGGGGAGCCGGTAAACGCCTTCATCAGTAAAGGGGGCACCGAGGTCGACACGGTCGGTAAGATGTGCCTGTGCAATGGGCTTATGGCCACTGTCGGACTTGGGCAGGTGCGCGGGAGCGATCGGGAACTGCCGATTATCACGGCCGGTGAAGACTTTTCTGCGGTAATGACGATCGCAGGTTGTCTGGGGCGGGAATACAGCGCCAAAGACGTCATCGACTACATGTTTTCCCGACTTGTCCCGGTGCGTCCGCCCATCTCCCGGCAATCGGAAACACAATTTGACTTCAACCCATCCGAGGCCTTCGCCTGCGACGCGCCCTTGCTGAGAGCGCAGGTGTGA
- a CDS encoding uracil-DNA glycosylase family protein: protein MIHDVGMLERAIDELVSALAPLRFDPPVAYVYNPLIYAGEGYRRYVRKFGRAPREILLVGMNPGPWGMAQTGVPFGEVAAVKEWMGIEAPVKKPVAVHPRKPVEGFACPKSEASGRRLWGWARDRFGDPAAFFARFFVVNYCPLMFLDAEGRNRTPDKLKKGERVPLFTACDAALRAAVLHFRPRWVIGVGVFAEARARAALSGFEASIGRITHPSPANPRANRDWVGTIEAELMIVGIEI, encoded by the coding sequence GTGATTCACGACGTCGGAATGCTGGAGCGTGCGATCGACGAGCTTGTCTCAGCATTGGCACCGCTCCGGTTCGACCCGCCTGTAGCCTACGTTTACAACCCTCTCATCTATGCCGGCGAAGGATATCGCCGGTATGTCCGGAAATTCGGCCGGGCGCCCAGGGAGATTCTGTTGGTGGGGATGAATCCCGGCCCCTGGGGAATGGCCCAGACGGGTGTCCCTTTTGGCGAGGTGGCGGCGGTGAAGGAATGGATGGGGATCGAAGCGCCGGTGAAAAAGCCTGTCGCCGTTCACCCCCGAAAGCCGGTGGAGGGGTTTGCGTGCCCAAAAAGTGAAGCGAGCGGTCGAAGACTCTGGGGATGGGCCAGAGATCGGTTTGGCGACCCCGCCGCTTTTTTTGCCCGATTTTTTGTCGTCAACTATTGCCCGCTCATGTTTCTGGACGCAGAGGGACGGAACCGGACCCCCGACAAACTCAAGAAAGGCGAACGAGTCCCGCTTTTTACAGCCTGTGATGCCGCGCTTCGTGCCGCTGTTCTGCATTTCAGGCCACGATGGGTGATCGGCGTCGGCGTGTTCGCGGAGGCCAGAGCGAGGGCGGCTCTTTCAGGTTTTGAGGCGAGCATTGGCAGAATAACCCATCCCAGCCCCGCCAACCCTCGGGCGAATCGGGATTGGGTCGGCACGATCGAGGCGGAACTGATGATAGTGGGAATCGAGATTTGA